In Lolium rigidum isolate FL_2022 chromosome 7, APGP_CSIRO_Lrig_0.1, whole genome shotgun sequence, the DNA window CTACCATCGTCTTTTTCAAATGTGGTCTAACCATGCGGAAGACCCAAAGACCATTGTTcagttgtcctttctttaaataaataaaaacatgataccCATTTTTCTACTCCTTCCGTCCCCATCCCATGAAAGTTGTCTGAGAGTtatctaaattcagatgtatctaaatACTAAATGGCatctacatacatctaaattttcaCAAATCTCAGAAAAgtttcatgagacggagggagtattactttCGCGCAGAAACAACTCCTTTAGCAAGGTGTAAGACATATAAAAAAAAGACTGGATACACATCACATCAGCAAGCAGCAAATAACATATACTTCCCGTCTCAGTAAGCTTAAAATAACAAATATTCCAGCATTTCTTTAATCAAATGTTCCATCCCAACTGGTTTCTCTAACAGCTGGCCGAGTGGCCAAGGCATAGGGAGGACGAACAATCAGGTGCTATCTACAGACAATGACTTCACTAGCGATCCATTCAACATACTACCGGGTTCATGTCCATGCCTAGAATGCAGTGAGACGCACAGCTTAGCTAGCCATGGCGCGGCCAGCCCGAACCATACacatctttctttgtgtacctccgATCCCATGACCATGGGACAtctgaaaataaatcaaaatGTTAGGTTTTAAAGACCAAGGTATGACAGTCATTCATCATTATGACATCAGCTAACCTTCAGCTCCATACAGCCGTGGAGGGAGTTGATACGGCACAGGCAATTTGACAACTTCTGTAGTAGATGGATCTGTTTCTTCATCACCTTGCCAGCAAAGTGTGACCAGCTTGGTCTTGATGTTCTTACCAAGGGCAAGTTTATCCTGGGTACAAATGCGAGTAACCAAGGCTGATGAAAGAGCCAGATCTACAAAGCGATAATAGAATGATAAGAAGGGACCATTTGGTACTACCTGGTTTGAGCGATTCTTCTCTGTGCATGAAAACTGAGGCACACACTGGAGAGTTTTGGGCAAGAACAATACGCCCAACTGAAAGTAAGTCAAATAATAAGGTAAAAAGTCATGATCCCATGATGACTTCAATTATTCAACTAGCAGTGCTTCACAATGAGGTTGTGGACAAAAAACAATAGGAATGCAACAAGCATCATAATTTCGGTACCTCATATGACCGTATCATCAGCTGCGTGTTGTTCTTCTGCAGTGCACCCCAAGCAGCTTTGCTTAAATTTGATGAGGTAAGCAGAAACCATCTGATGGGGATATACAAGATTTTAGGTAAGGAAAACAATTTACCCCCCTCTACTATCAACAGAGTCCAGATTAGGCCCTACAAGTCCAGCTATTTAACCTCCCCAACTTTGAGAATTGGTACAAATCACCTATGGATGGTGCTTTTCAAAGCTCATTGCTGTGCTAGctatttagtactccctccgttcctttttaattgactcagatttagtacaaagttgtactaaatctgagtcaattaaaaaagaacggagggagtatgtgacATCCTGGTCAATTTATTAAAGTGGAAAACCAATAGAGAAGAGGAATACAATGAACTTTTTAAATATATGCTCGGTCAATTTTTAAGCTTACTTGCTGACATGACTCGGATTATTCTGATGGAGCGAACCTAGCTCAGTGAGATGCCATGTAAGCAAAACTATTACcaataccatcagtgctgtgaaaGTCACACTAGTTTTGAAAGTTGACCGTGTTGAATAACTAGTTTTGTAGTGGGTGGTCTAATCTGGACTTCCATGAAAGCAGAGGGGTTAAAGTTGACTTTTTTTCCTTCTGATAATGATCATCAAAGAACTTGCTATAAGAACTTACGCAATATTTTGACCATTGTAACGAGTAAAAGTTTTTATGTGAGGCATAGCACGGCTGATACAAAAATCAAGATCAGAATATCAGTTTCTGTTAGTAGTAAAAGAACTTGGTTCAAAAGAAGAAAAACTGAAAAATTCAGAAAGTAAGGATGCAAATCTTTTGCAGTCGATGCCGATATCAACTAAAGATGTTTACTTGAACTGTGTAGTCCAGAATATATAGTCATAATCATTATATTACATACTAATAATACTACAAAGAAGTTGTATTGTTCAGGTTataatgggatcattcattgCAACTAAAGCAAAATCCACCTGGTAGAGGATTTTTAAGACCTTATTTTGCCAAGCACTCCAGATGCAATGAAACTAGTAAGCCTCCACACCACAAAGCCACAGCCATGCCATGTAGATCAATCTTCTTGCTTTAGGTGTAATGACAGAATATTGCAGGATAAAAAGaaactcatctccatccttggaaatatggaatggaaagCTTTCTCTTCAAGTGCTATATCACGGCAAAAATTAATTTAAAGGTTAGTTAACACAAATATAAAGGCCAAAGAACAACAGGTATCAGTGTATATTTACTGCCTGAAAAGGGACAGGCCTGATCAGCTCGTCTGGCGATGGAACGCAAAAGGTGCCTACTCCGCAATCCTGCTACCTGAGCACATTCCAGGGCTCCACTTCTTGCCACGCTTGGAAGCTACTGTGGAAAACTTGAGCGCCTCCGCGCGTCAAGTTCTTCCAGTGGTTGGCAAACAAAGATCGATGCTGGACGGCGGAACAGCTGCGACGGCGGGGGCTACAACACCATCCTTGGTGCCTACTTTGCGACCAGGAGCCTGAGTCAATGCAACACCTTGGCTTGGCTCTTCTCGAGGCAGGTCTGGTATGATGCATTGTCCTGGCTTCGACTGGTGGGTCGCCATGAGACAGAACACGCCGAAGCCAATGCGAAAAGGCCTTGCAACTGCATCACTGCTCATGCCTTGGTTAATCTGGAAGCATCGCAACTCGTGCGTCTTCGACGGAGAGCAACCGTCAGTCCAGAGCGTCAACGATAAGATCAAGGCAGAAGCGGCGCTTTGGGCCAGGGCTGGGGCACTTGGCCTTCGCGCCATTTTGCCTGTAGACTGGGATGTGCACTAGTTTGCTGTTAGCAGCACGTTGTAACCCACCCTCCATGGAGGCGTTACCTAGTAACAAACTCTTCTTCTTTGCAATGAAAAGAAACGCAATGTCATTGCGTTTTCTTGAAAAAAGTGTATATTTACTGCCAAGTGCCAAGTTACAAATCTTCCAATCATGGCTATCATGGGAGAAAACTAAACAGCCCAAGCAAATCCTTGTGACATATGGCAAGTATACAACACATAAGGGATTAGCTACATAACCTATTGCGCTGTTCTGAAAACTAAATGAATCTATAGTATGGAGCAGATAATTTGTAGAATGGGTCAATAACCAGTACATGACATCATACTGGATTCGTAAACACTAAAATTTCATTGGACCAACATGATAGCTTTAGCTGCAGGAAAAGAGAGCATACCAACGGCCTACATGGTCTGCTTTCCACCTGGACCAATATTTTCTCAAGAAATCTTTCTCAACATTCTTCTGAGGACTTGGAATGCAACTACCAGCTGCATACCCCTAATATGAAATATGGAACACACGCAAAAAAAAGGTCAATAAGATGGTAATGGACAAGACAAATTGTTATCTTGGATCTTGCCAATATTGATCTAAAAAGTGAACACAAATATTTTATATGTTTCTACTATTTTGGCACCAGCACTGATTCCAACAAGATAAAGGAAGACCAAACATGGGTTATACCTCTATTGAACACCTAACATCTTCCACTGTAGGCCAGACAATCAGTGGTTTACCGATACCCAACGGTGATCCATCCTCTGCTTTACCAGCTGATAACGAGCATGCAAACTCACTCATCCATTTCTCATCAAGTGAACCCAAGGAAGAAAACTGGACGCAAGAAGCAACTAATGTTACACATCCTTCAAGACATTCAAACATGATGAGTAGTAAACGACAAATGCATTATAAACTTCTCAGACAAATGAAAAGGAGTATGAATGCCAGATGTTTTTAGTGAAATTAATCGGGAATACAGTAAGTGATATTATAATTGTAAGGTAGTGCATGATGTTAGTTTCATGCAGACCACTCATTTTACACGCTCCTATAGTACAACATAAAAATTACTATACTTGCTATGCTCTGATGACAGCTTAATACTGAGTGCTATGAAACTGTGAGTCAGGTACTGATTTTTCTAATACACGACAAGGCTGCTAGCCAGGCACCAAGTTTGGCAGCATATCATTTTAAgttgtttatttaaaaaaatcatgGATAAAGTTAAGGTTATTAAGTTTATTTATCACAGCTTGCCAAGTTGCATGCCCTAACAAATTGATAGATGGATCACAAGGAAACGTACCTGATAAATAAGTGGTGACTTACAAAATTGCTTTTCAAATACACACTCTTCAAGAACACTCCTAAGCTTCATATGGCCCCACCTTTTCATATTGGGGCCCACGTGATAACCAGGAACAGACCCGATCAACCTGACCTGCAGAAGTTAGCTGAGACTAATTAATGATAACACAAGGGGAAAAGGTATGAGCTACATGTGTGCTATAGTGGTCAGATATGTTTCAACATTTAAGTATAACTACAGGCAAGTAGCCGCACAATCATGGTTGAAGAGCAGTGGCTGTTTTGTAGTAAATGGGTGCTTGCACAGGCAAGGGTGGAAGACAAAACAACACATCACACCTTCTAACATGTAATGCAATCATCTAGCAAAATGCATGGTAATATTCATTTCAACAACTGCCACAATGGTACAAGACACCTAATCAAAGGATCTGAGAATGGATAATAAATGGAACATTGCAGTCATTTTGTATGAATGTGGTATATAGCTGGTAAGAGAGGCAGCAGACTTTCAGATGAAGCGGTATATGATTCACAGTGCACATAGATAATATAATTCAGTGCTAGTGGCCACATGATTTAGAAATTGCCATCATTTATCAAGCAAATCCAGAGTTAATAGAATCCTAGCACAAAGTCAATAACTGACATTTAACAGAACGCTACTTCATTTGATAAGCCAATGGTCGTTTTCTTTTCATTTCCCTTTTCATCCTATGTAAGGATAATAATTTGAAAAATGAACAcaatttatgattcagcttgtctcACTGTCTCACAAGGCTTAAAAGTAAATGCAAGATTAAAGAAATATACCAACCGTTGAGCTACTATAATCAAATTTCCTAAAGAATGCTGCATTGATGTTGACATCACCAGCAACTGGGAGATTTAACCTGAACTCAGGCCACTGCATCATCATAGACAAGATAGAGTTGGTCAAAATTTAACTACAGGGACAAAGTAATGCAAAGTAGCAGATAGAATCAACTATAGGGAGGGGTTTCTAACAGGCT includes these proteins:
- the LOC124674378 gene encoding tyrosyl-DNA phosphodiesterase 1-like translates to MSFRVMCFLLYSQIIWSTLIGCLRIFHVAACPSLRKVPHVLVLHGEDGASLEHLKKSKPANWILHKPPLPISFGTHHSKAMLLVYPQGIRVVVHTANLIHVDWNNKSQGLWTQDFPWKDANDMNTNISFENDLVDYLRALKWPEFRLNLPVAGDVNINAAFFRKFDYSSSTVRLIGSVPGYHVGPNMKRWGHMKLRSVLEECVFEKQFCKSPLIYQFSSLGSLDEKWMSEFACSLSAGKAEDGSPLGIGKPLIVWPTVEDVRCSIEGYAAGSCIPSPQKNVEKDFLRKYWSRWKADHVGRCRAMPHIKTFTRYNGQNIAWFLLTSSNLSKAAWGALQKNNTQLMIRSYELGVLFLPKTLQCVPQFSCTEKNRSNQDKLALGKNIKTKLVTLCWQGDEETDPSTTEVVKLPVPYQLPPRLYGAEDVPWSWDRRYTKKDVYGSGWPRHG